The Antarcticibacterium flavum genome contains the following window.
TCTATAGTGGGATAATATTTTTGCAAAAATTCGCGGTCCCCATTCCATTTATAGATCTCCCAGATAAGAGAGGCGAATTGAGGGGTTTCATTGATATTTCCTTTATTGAAAACATAACCGTTGGTAGACATTTCATGAATGATCCGGCCATTGCCGTTTACAGCATTGGATACGCTGTCCAAAAGTTTAATTGTGTTATACACCGGCTCCACCTGTCCAACCGCCATATAACCTTGCAGAGCATACTCGCTGTCCACGCCGAACCACCAGGGATAATCTGGTAATCCCGCACCTATCCCGCTGCCAATTTGAGGAACGGTGCGCACCAGCCAGTCGCTGTTATATTTGAGCCACTCAAAGGTTTGCTGCATTTTTTTATCAGGAATGCGAAGGCGTGATCTTTCTTCCAGCTTTTGATACCGTTCCTGTTTTTCTTTAATAAGTGCAGCGTAATTTTCCTTCAGGGAATTGAAGGTTGCTATTGCTGCATCTGCAGAGGTGTAGGAGCCGGTGAGGAAGAAATTAATGATTTCTTTTTCTCCTGCAGGGATTTGGAGTGCATACTTCAATTCTCCAGCCGCAGAGGAGCTGGTCTGCTTAGGGATTTCCTTAACGTTCAAATGGCTACCATATAATGCAAACCAAGGGTTTTTAACGTCTTTGGCCATAACAGCGTTTTGCTCCTTAAGGAACCAGATGGTGTCTCTGGCGTTTATCATATTGGTTTCCTCGCCCAACCAGGTGGGACGGAGATCCACATTGCCCAGAAAAGAAAAATTAAGATCTATTTTATCTGCGGAGTTATTGTGTAAAATAAACTGGACTACAATTCCTTCGGTATTGTCCGGGACAAATTGCCACCGTTCTACCTCGAGGCCTTTCTTTACATCAAAGATGTGCCGATTTGCAGTAGGATAATTGATGAATTTAGTGGCATTATTTAAGGCATAACTACCATCGCCAATGCGTAGAGTCGCCTCAAACCCATCCATCAATTTAATAGGATGGTTCCAGATCCCTCCCATTTCTCCCGGGATATGCCAACCCAGATCCGGAAAGCTACCATCCTGATGCCCCACCATATAAATTCGGTTTCCCGCGGTTACATACGGCGAAGAGAGATATGCTTCTGTCCCCTCTATGGAAGGACTGTCTTTGTACAGTACAGACATATCCTCCTGGGGATAAGCATTAAGGTATAAGAAAAAACAAAGAAAGAATAAGGAATATTTCATGTGAGGAGGTCTTTCAAATGAATGGAAGATACGAACAAATTTTAAGCAGCAAATCCCAAAACCGAAAATTCCAAATCCCAAGCACCATATAATTCCTGGCCGGCAGAAGAGTATTGTAGATTGTCTGGATTAACCTTACATTCTAGTCTCTGGTCTCTAGTCTCTAGTTTCTAGTTTCTAGTCTCTAGTCTCTAGTCTCTAGAAGCGTTAGCGGTCCAGATTCTATTTAAAAAGACATCTCACTTTTCAATACTCACTTCTCAATACTAACATCTATAAACAAAAAAAAACGCCTCCCAATTAAATGAAAGGCGTTTATAACAATATATGTTGTTTACTCTATTACTTCCCCGTTCTTATCGTGGAAGTGATATTCGAGGTACGTGTAAGCATCTCTTGGTAAAATTTTTACCCAGCGCTTATGGTCAAAGAACCATTGGGAGCGGGGCGATGGAAAGCCTCTTGTTAAAAAGGCTGCAATAAATGGATGAGCACTAAGGGTGATCTTTTTATAATCCTTCTTAATGATCCTTTCCAGGTCGGTCTTTATTTTATCAATAACAATGATTGGTGCTTCAATTTCACCATCACCATTGGGGTTTTCTTCCCGGGTTTTGATATTAGTTTCCGGCCTTACTCGTTGTCTTGTAATTTGTATCAAGCCAAACTTACTTGGCGGTAAGATCTTATGCTTTGCACGATCATCGCTCATTTCATTTTTAAGGTGATCGTAGAGGGCCTTTCTGTTGTCAGGATTGCCCATGTCTATGAAGTCGATAACAATGATACCTCCCATATCGCGTAATCGCAATTGGCGGGCAATTTCGGTTGCACTTATGAGGTTCACCTCCAATGCGGTATCCTCCTGATTTTTTGCTTTGTTGGACCTGTTGCCACTGTTCACGTCTATAACGTGCATGGCTTCAGTATGCTCTATTATGAGATATGCACCCTTACTCATAGAAACGGTGCGGCCAAATGAAGTTTTTATTTGTCTTTCGATACCAAATTTTTCAAAAACGGGAACGTTTGATTGATACAATTTTACTATTGACTCTTTGTTCGGGGCAATCTCTGCCACGTAATCTTTGATTTGTGAATAAAGCGTTTCATCGTCCACCCATATGGATGTAAAGGTATCATTAAAGATATCTCTTAATATTGATGATGCCCTGTTCAATTC
Protein-coding sequences here:
- a CDS encoding alpha-L-rhamnosidase-related protein, with protein sequence MKYSLFFLCFFLYLNAYPQEDMSVLYKDSPSIEGTEAYLSSPYVTAGNRIYMVGHQDGSFPDLGWHIPGEMGGIWNHPIKLMDGFEATLRIGDGSYALNNATKFINYPTANRHIFDVKKGLEVERWQFVPDNTEGIVVQFILHNNSADKIDLNFSFLGNVDLRPTWLGEETNMINARDTIWFLKEQNAVMAKDVKNPWFALYGSHLNVKEIPKQTSSSAAGELKYALQIPAGEKEIINFFLTGSYTSADAAIATFNSLKENYAALIKEKQERYQKLEERSRLRIPDKKMQQTFEWLKYNSDWLVRTVPQIGSGIGAGLPDYPWWFGVDSEYALQGYMAVGQVEPVYNTIKLLDSVSNAVNGNGRIIHEMSTNGYVFNKGNINETPQFASLIWEIYKWNGDREFLQKYYPTIEKGLDWLLTEKDENKNLFPDGFGMMEIHGLDSEMIDVAAYTQKAFADASKMAAELDKTPASKQYDSIAGLLKEKIRTQFWSEDHNSFADFIGTDEQALRLIEDAIVRADTLHKPWAVKELQQTRKFIEENPSIEAKPFVLHHNWVVNTPMEMKIADTTQARKALSTAEKFVNPFGVFVTGIDRDSLAGTDEGSFKGSKAFSYTGAVMTLPTGVQAIAENNYGNPDKALDYLQRMTRSFSYALPGSMYEVSPDYGMVVQAWNIYSFAVPIIKQFFGVDPKASEKRVTITPLMPSSWDEASLENVHIAENELDIFYTKKEGRLNIEILQKDPTWTLVLELPEASFPGINILDSTVPSEESKNAKRFTSKGNKLVIQASYPQ
- a CDS encoding Rne/Rng family ribonuclease yields the protein MDKELIIRSGSSAVDFALLKDGKLVELNKEEDDSNFAVGDIFIAKVRKSVPGLNAAFVNVGYTKDGFLHYHDLGPQVSSLLKFIKRVSTGKLKDYSLQNFTFEKDIDKDGSITDVLKSNQSLLVQVMKEPISTKGPRISSELSLPGRYIVLVPFSNRVSVSQKIESKEEKDRLKRLVKSIKPKGFGIIVRTVAEGKKVAELDRDLQNLLDRWTGMCKKLYKAPHPSKVLGELNRASSILRDIFNDTFTSIWVDDETLYSQIKDYVAEIAPNKESIVKLYQSNVPVFEKFGIERQIKTSFGRTVSMSKGAYLIIEHTEAMHVIDVNSGNRSNKAKNQEDTALEVNLISATEIARQLRLRDMGGIIVIDFIDMGNPDNRKALYDHLKNEMSDDRAKHKILPPSKFGLIQITRQRVRPETNIKTREENPNGDGEIEAPIIVIDKIKTDLERIIKKDYKKITLSAHPFIAAFLTRGFPSPRSQWFFDHKRWVKILPRDAYTYLEYHFHDKNGEVIE